The following coding sequences lie in one Fundulus heteroclitus isolate FHET01 chromosome 20, MU-UCD_Fhet_4.1, whole genome shotgun sequence genomic window:
- the edem1 gene encoding ER degradation-enhancing alpha-mannosidase-like protein 1 isoform X2: MKDMAKEMFYFGYENYMKYAFPEDELNPIDCEGRGPDVLNPSNININDVLGNYSLTLIDTLDTLLVLGNVTEFQRAVKLVIDTVSFDKDSTVQVFEANIRILGSLISAHILLTDPKHPFGEVGFKDYDNELLHLAHDLAVRLLPAFENTGTGIPYPRVNLKTGVPQDSVNETCTAGAGSLLVEFGILSRLIGDSTFEWVARRAVRALWNLRSNETGLLGNVVNIQTGQWVGKQSGLGAGMDSFYEYLLKSYILFGEKEDYRMFKAAYESIQNHMRRGRESCNEGEGDPPLYVNVNMFSGEIMNTWIDSLQAFFPGLQVLNGDIDDAICLHAFYYAIWKRFGALPERYNWQLKAPDVLFYPLRPELVESTYLLYQATKNPFYLHVGMDILQSLEKNAKVRCGYATLHHVVDKSKEDRMESFFLSETCKYLYLLFDEDNPLHKSDNKYIFTTEGHVVPIDQRFREKQWNDLSPCEALPEPEPNNQLPLSNTSNCNRIPEERRYALPLKSVYMRQIDHMVGVF, encoded by the exons ATGAAGGACATGGCCAAAGAGATGTTCTACTTTGGATACGAGAACTACATGAAATACGCTTTCCCAGAGGACGAGCTGAACCCCATTGACTGTGAGGGGAGAGGTCCAGACGTGCTGAACCC GTCGAACATCAACATTAACGACGTCTTGGGAAACTATTCGCTAACACTCATTGACACCTTAGACACCCTACTG GTGCTCGGCAATGTGACGGAGTTCCAGAGAGCTGTCAAACTGGTTATTGACACCGTGTCTTTTGACAAGGACTCAACTGTGCAAGTCTTCGAGGCAAACATCAG gATCCTCGGAAGCCTTATCTCGGCACATATTCTGCTGACTGACCCCAAGCACCCATTTGGAGAGGTTGGCTTCAAAGATTATGACAACGAGCTTCTGCACCTGGCTCACGACCTGGCTGTGCGCCTGCTGCCTGCCTTCGAGAACACCGGCACTGGCATTCCTTACCCCAGG GTGAACCTGAAGACCGGAGTTCCTCAGGACAGCGTGAATGAGACGTGCACCGCAGGGGCTGGGTCCCTGCTGGTGGAGTTCGGCATTCTGAGCCGCCTGATTGGGGATTCGACGTTTGAATGGGTGGCGAGGCGAGCCGTCAGAGCTCTGTGGAATCTGAGAAGCAACGAAACTGGTCTGTTGG GAAACGTCGTTAATATCCAAACAGGCCAGTGGGTCGGAAAGCAGAGTGGCCTTGGAGCCGGTATGGACTCCTTTTATGAGTATTTGCTAAAATCGTACATCCTTTTTGGTGAGAAGGAGGACTACCGGATGTTTAAAGCTGCTTACGAGAGCATTCAGAACCACATGAGAAGAGG ACGAGAGTCTTGCAATGAAGGCGAGGGCGACCCGCCTCTCTATGTTAATGTCAACATGTTTAGCGGTGAGATAATGAACACTTGGATCGACTCCCTTCAGGCCTTCTTTCCTGGGCTGCAG GTGCTGAATGGCGATATCGATGATGCCATTTGCCTGCACGCCTTCTACTATGCCATCTGGAAGCGCTTCGGCGCTCTGCCGGAGAGATATAACTGGCAACTGAAGGCTCCCGATGTGTTATTTTACCCTTTAAGACCAGAGCTGGTGGAGTCGACCTACCTGCTGTACCAG GCAACAAAAAATCCGTTCTATCTGCATGTCGGAATGGATATTCTCCAGAGCCTTGAGAAAAATGCCAAAGTCCG ATGCGGATACGCCACACTCCACCATGTTGTGGATAAATCCAAAGAGGATCGCATGGAGAGCTTTTTCCTAAGTGAAACCTGCAAATACCTTTATCTT CTGTTCGATGAGGACAACCCACTTCACAAGTCCGATAACAAGTACATCTTCACCACAGAGGGTCACGTTGTGCCTATAGACCAGCGTTTCAGGGAGAAACAGTGGAACGATTTGTCTCCATGCGAAGCGctgccagaaccagaaccgaacAACCAGCTGCCTCTGAGCAACACCAGCAAC TGTAACAGGATTCCCGAGGAGCGCCGGTATGCTCTGCCATTAAAGAGTGTCTACATGAGGCAGATTGATCACATGGTGGGAGTTTTTTGA
- the gnat1 gene encoding guanine nucleotide-binding protein G(t) subunit alpha-1 — MGAGASAEEKRSKELEKKLKEDADKDSRTVKLLLLGAGESGKSTIVKQMKIIHKDGYSMEECLEFITIIYSNTLQSIMAIVKGMNTLNINFGHPDQQDDARKLMHLADTIEEGTMPKELSDIILRLWKDSGIQACFDRASEYQLNDSAGYYLNDLERLVQPGYVPTEQDVLRSRVKTTGIIETQFGLKDLNFRMFDVGGQRSERKKWIHCFEGVTCIIFIAALSAYDMVLVEDDEVNRMHESLHLFNSICNHRYFAATSIVLFLNKKDVFTEKIKKAHLSMCFPEYDGPNTYEDAGNYIKLQFLDLNLRRDIKEIYSHMTCATDTENVKFVFDAVTDIIIKENLKDCGLF; from the exons ATGGGGGCCGGAGCTAGCGCCGAGGAGAAACGCTCCAAGGAGCTGGAGAAGAAGCTGAAGGAGGATGCTGACAAGGATTCAAGAACCGTCAAACTGCTGCTGCTAG GGGCTGGAGAATCAGGCAAGAGCACCATTGTCAAACAGATGAA AATTATCCATAAAGATGGTTACTCAATGGAAGAATGCTTGGAGTTCATCACCATCATCTACAGCAACACCCTGCAGTCCATTATGGCGATCGTGAAGGGCATGAACACACTCAACATTAACTTCGGCCACCCCGATCAGCAG GATGACGCCAGGAAACTGATGCATCTTGCAGACACAATTGAGGAAGGGACCATGCCCAAAGAACTGTCAGACATCATTCTGCGTCTGTGGAAGGATTCTGGCATCCAGGCGTGCTTCGACAGGGCTTCAGAGTACCAACTCAACGACTCAGCTGGATA CTACCTTAATGACCTGGAGCGACTTGTCCAACCAGGCTATGTGCCCACTGAGCAGGATGTGCTGCGATCAAGAGTGAAAACCACTGGTATCATTGAGACCCAGTTCGGCTTAAAAGATCTTAACTTCAG AATGTTTGACGTGGGTGGCCAGaggtcagagaggaagaagtgGATTCATTGCTTCGAAGGCGTTACCTGTATCATCTTCATCGCTGCTTTGAGCGCCTATGACATGGTGTTGGTGGAGGATGACGAAGTG AATCGAATGCACGAGAGTCTGCACTTGTTCAACAGTATCTGCAACCACCGCTACTTCGCCGCCACCTCCATCGTGCTCTTCCTTAACAAAAAGGATGTGTTCACTGAGAAGATCAAGAAAGCTCATCTCAGCATGTGCTTCCCTGAGTACGATG GCCCCAACACTTACGAGGATGCTGGTAACTACATCAAACTGCAGTTCCTGGACCTGAACCTGCGCCGAGACATCAAAGAAATCTACTCGCACATGACCTGCGCCACAGACACGGAAAACGTCAAGTTCGTGTTTGACGCTGTAACCGACATCATCATCAAAGAAAACCTGAAAGACTGCGGCCTCTTCTAA
- the edem1 gene encoding ER degradation-enhancing alpha-mannosidase-like protein 1 isoform X1 — translation MQWRSIVVGLVVLRLSVSWVLWLAFGLGADVSSGFNFHLGFNLHKFDLLFREEREAELSSCSQRIQGHSYEETASTCAKIEEGPTRTPYLNLFDGNRDEYVRRYSSFPDALRAKMKDMAKEMFYFGYENYMKYAFPEDELNPIDCEGRGPDVLNPSNININDVLGNYSLTLIDTLDTLLVLGNVTEFQRAVKLVIDTVSFDKDSTVQVFEANIRILGSLISAHILLTDPKHPFGEVGFKDYDNELLHLAHDLAVRLLPAFENTGTGIPYPRVNLKTGVPQDSVNETCTAGAGSLLVEFGILSRLIGDSTFEWVARRAVRALWNLRSNETGLLGNVVNIQTGQWVGKQSGLGAGMDSFYEYLLKSYILFGEKEDYRMFKAAYESIQNHMRRGRESCNEGEGDPPLYVNVNMFSGEIMNTWIDSLQAFFPGLQVLNGDIDDAICLHAFYYAIWKRFGALPERYNWQLKAPDVLFYPLRPELVESTYLLYQATKNPFYLHVGMDILQSLEKNAKVRCGYATLHHVVDKSKEDRMESFFLSETCKYLYLLFDEDNPLHKSDNKYIFTTEGHVVPIDQRFREKQWNDLSPCEALPEPEPNNQLPLSNTSNCNRIPEERRYALPLKSVYMRQIDHMVGVF, via the exons ATGCAATGGAGGTCAATAGTCGTGGGTCTGGTGGTCCTGAGACTGTCTGTAAGCTGGGTTCTCTGGCTAGCCTTCGGGCTGGGAGCTGACGTTAGCTCTGGGTTCAACTTCCACCTCGGTTTTAATTTGCACAAATTCGACTTGCTGTTCAGGGAGGAACGGGAAGCCGAGCTCAGCTCCTGTTCCCAGCGAATCCAGGGCCACAGCTACGAGGAGACCGCGAGCACCTGCGCGAAGATCGAGGAGGGTCCCACCAGGACGCCCTACCTGAACCTCTTCGATGGCAACAGGGACGAGTACGTCCGGAGGTACAGCTCCTTCCCGGACGCTCTGCGGGCCAAGATGAAGGACATGGCCAAAGAGATGTTCTACTTTGGATACGAGAACTACATGAAATACGCTTTCCCAGAGGACGAGCTGAACCCCATTGACTGTGAGGGGAGAGGTCCAGACGTGCTGAACCC GTCGAACATCAACATTAACGACGTCTTGGGAAACTATTCGCTAACACTCATTGACACCTTAGACACCCTACTG GTGCTCGGCAATGTGACGGAGTTCCAGAGAGCTGTCAAACTGGTTATTGACACCGTGTCTTTTGACAAGGACTCAACTGTGCAAGTCTTCGAGGCAAACATCAG gATCCTCGGAAGCCTTATCTCGGCACATATTCTGCTGACTGACCCCAAGCACCCATTTGGAGAGGTTGGCTTCAAAGATTATGACAACGAGCTTCTGCACCTGGCTCACGACCTGGCTGTGCGCCTGCTGCCTGCCTTCGAGAACACCGGCACTGGCATTCCTTACCCCAGG GTGAACCTGAAGACCGGAGTTCCTCAGGACAGCGTGAATGAGACGTGCACCGCAGGGGCTGGGTCCCTGCTGGTGGAGTTCGGCATTCTGAGCCGCCTGATTGGGGATTCGACGTTTGAATGGGTGGCGAGGCGAGCCGTCAGAGCTCTGTGGAATCTGAGAAGCAACGAAACTGGTCTGTTGG GAAACGTCGTTAATATCCAAACAGGCCAGTGGGTCGGAAAGCAGAGTGGCCTTGGAGCCGGTATGGACTCCTTTTATGAGTATTTGCTAAAATCGTACATCCTTTTTGGTGAGAAGGAGGACTACCGGATGTTTAAAGCTGCTTACGAGAGCATTCAGAACCACATGAGAAGAGG ACGAGAGTCTTGCAATGAAGGCGAGGGCGACCCGCCTCTCTATGTTAATGTCAACATGTTTAGCGGTGAGATAATGAACACTTGGATCGACTCCCTTCAGGCCTTCTTTCCTGGGCTGCAG GTGCTGAATGGCGATATCGATGATGCCATTTGCCTGCACGCCTTCTACTATGCCATCTGGAAGCGCTTCGGCGCTCTGCCGGAGAGATATAACTGGCAACTGAAGGCTCCCGATGTGTTATTTTACCCTTTAAGACCAGAGCTGGTGGAGTCGACCTACCTGCTGTACCAG GCAACAAAAAATCCGTTCTATCTGCATGTCGGAATGGATATTCTCCAGAGCCTTGAGAAAAATGCCAAAGTCCG ATGCGGATACGCCACACTCCACCATGTTGTGGATAAATCCAAAGAGGATCGCATGGAGAGCTTTTTCCTAAGTGAAACCTGCAAATACCTTTATCTT CTGTTCGATGAGGACAACCCACTTCACAAGTCCGATAACAAGTACATCTTCACCACAGAGGGTCACGTTGTGCCTATAGACCAGCGTTTCAGGGAGAAACAGTGGAACGATTTGTCTCCATGCGAAGCGctgccagaaccagaaccgaacAACCAGCTGCCTCTGAGCAACACCAGCAAC TGTAACAGGATTCCCGAGGAGCGCCGGTATGCTCTGCCATTAAAGAGTGTCTACATGAGGCAGATTGATCACATGGTGGGAGTTTTTTGA